ATCTGGTCCAGCAGGGGATGGCCCACGTAGTCCGCGTCCATGCCCCGCCGGTGGTAGAAGTCCTTCTCGAAGGGCAGGATGCAGAGTACGCGGCGCACGTTCTTGCGCAGGAATTCCACCCGGCCCGAGCGCCAGGCCCAGACCTGGGGGCTGACGAAGTAGTAGACCGGGATGCCCAGGGCGCGAGCGCGGCGCACCACGTGGAAGTGGAAATCCGGGCAGTCGATGACCACCACGGCGCTGGGCCGGACGGTCTCGAAGGCCCGGCGCGTGTCGCGCAGGAGCTTGAGGATGCGCGGCAGGCCGGTGATGATTTCGGTGCCCCCCACCAGGGATATCTGGCGCATGGAGAAGCGCAGGTCCACTCCGGCGTCGCGCATGGCCGAGCCGCCCATTCCAGCCAGGGACAACTCCGGCCGCCGGGCCAGCAGGGCCCGGGCCAGCAGCGCACCGTGCAGGTCGCCGGAAGCTTCCCCGGCGCTGATCCAGATGGTTGTTTTTTCGCCCATCCGGCGAATCTAGCCGCAACGGTTCCCGGCCGCAAGAGTGACCGTCGTTCCGGCCAGGTTGCCATTCCGGCCGCGAGCGGTTAGGTACCGGAATCCCCCGGGTTGGTCCCGGAAAACGCCAAGAGGGACGGTGCGAATATGAAGGTCGGCGTCATTGGTCTCGGCTGGATGGGCCGGGTGCATCTGCGCAATTATAGTGAAATGCCCGGTGTGGAAGTCGCCGGAGTGGTGGACACGAACCGGGAAGTCCTGGATGAGGTCGCCAAGCAGTTCGACGTGCCGGTGCATACGGAGATTCAGGCTCTTCTGGACAAGGATCTGGACGCGGTGAGCGTCTGCGTGCCCACCTTCCTGCATCACGAGGTGGGTCTGGCCGTGCTCGGCCGGGGCATCCCGGCTCTCATCGAGAAGCCCTTGGCGGCCACCGAGGCCGAGGGCACGGAACTGGTGGCTCTGGCCCGGCAAAAGAACCTGCCGCTCATGGTCGGCCATGTGGAGCGCTTCAACCCGGCCGTGCAGCGGGTCAAGCAACTGGTGGGCGACGACGTCATCTCCATCCAGATCGAGCGCGTGGGCCCATATCCGCCGCGCATCCAGGACGTGGGCGTGATCAAGGATCTGGGCTCCCACGACATCGACCTCATCCGCTTCATCACCGGCTCGGAGTACGAGCAGGTCTACGCCGTGACCTCCAAGACTTTGGGCAAGCACGAGGACTCGGCGCTCATCACGGCCCGGATGACCAACGGCGTCCTGGCCTCCATCAACACGAACTGGGTCACGCCCTACAAGTCGCGCAAGATCCACGTGGCCTGCAAGAGCAAGTACATCGAGGCCAATCTCGTGACCCAGGAAGTGAAGGAGTACAGCCAGTTCTCCACCTACGACAAGAGCTACAGCGTACGCGAGTGGCCGCTGATCTACCGCGAACCGGTCAAGGAGGAACTGAACCAGTTCCTGCGCGCCGTGCGCGAGGGAACCCCCGTGCCCATCAGCGGTGATGACGGATTGGTGGTGCTCAAGACCATTGAGAAGGTTTTGGCTTGCGCCTGCTGAACGCGTCGCCGACGAGAATGAAGGACGCCGCCCCGGGATGCCGGGGCGGCGTTTTTTTTCGGGATCAGCGCGCGGCCAGACGGGCGCGGTCGACGGAGAGGGGCGTCAGATACGCGGTCACGCCCGGGCCGGGCAGTCCGGCCAGCGCGTTCTGGAGTCGCCGTTGTTCGGCTTCGTCGGCCACGTAAGCCAGAACCACCACATGCCGCCCCACGACCTCCACGCGCAGACGCTGGGGCCGGACGCCGCCCAGAGCGGCTAGGCGGGCCTTGACCGTGTCGGCCAGGGCGGCCTGACGGGCGGGCGGCAGCGTCTCCTCCGGCGACACGAGGCAGCGCGTCACGGACTTGACGCCCGGCATGCTGGAGGCAGCCAGGGTGACCAGCCTGCGTTCCTCTTCCGAGCGAACGGAGCCCAGGAGGTAGATCTCTCCACCGTAGCACAGGGGCTTCACCTGGGCGTAGTGGGTGCGGGGATCTTCGTGCAGGCGGCTGCGCACGGCGTCCTCCAGGCGCATGTCCGCGCCAGGATCGCCGTCCACCCTGGATCTGGGGAAATACTCGTCGGTCAGCCTGTAGCCGGAATAGGCCGTGTTGGCGTACTGGGCCACGGTCAGGCCCTCGCTGATGGGCAATGCCGCGCACCCCTGCATGACGGTGGCGCCCGTCAGGAGGAGCAGGAGTATGAGGAGCGGTTGCCGCATGGCCTTTTCCTTGTCCGGGCATGGCCCGGGCTGGGGTTCAGCGTCGCGGAAACCCTTTTGCAAAAAACGGTCCTGTCCTCATCACATATGCATTTCACGTCGGAATCAACGCGGAGCCGTGGCCGCCAGGACATAAACCTGACCCGCGATGTTCTGCTCGTCGAAGGCCACCAGCCGGCCGGGCCGGTTCTCCCAGGCGTCCCAGTGCTTCTTGCGGATGACCAGGACGCATTTCGGCGTTTCTTCCACCTCGGCGGCGATTTTCGCCAGGTCGCTGGTCTCCAGAAGGTTCGTCCCGGCGTAGTAGGTGAAGATGCCGCTGTAGATGTCGTAGGCCAGGGGCTTGTAGCCCTCTGCCACATAGGCCCGGATGAGCGAGCCCTGGCGCTTGGGGCTCATGTAGTCGTCCAACGACGGCAGGGTGATGCGGTTGAGCGGCAGGCTCCAGACGAGCAGCGCCAGGGTCAGGAAGAGCAGCGGGGCCCGGGCCCCGTCGCGGCGCAGAAGGAAGAGCCCGATGGCCGTTGCGGCCAGGAGCACGGTGCAGAGGGCCACGCCCCGGGGCGCCACCGGCAGGGGCAGCAGGGCCTCGGCCACGGGCAGGGCCAGGGCCAGGAGGAGCAGGAAGCCGGAGGCCAGAACCCAGAACAGCCTGGCCCGGGGCCAGTCCAGATCCTCTAGGGCGTCGGCCGTGAGCAGGGCCAGGGGCGCGAAGAGCGGCAGGATGTAGACGAAGACCTTGCCCGAGAGGCAGCTCAGGAAGATGAACGCGGGCAGAATCATGCACCAGAGCCAGGCCCGGGAACCGGCCTGGCGTCGGCCGTTCCAGGCTGTCTTCCAGAACTTCGGCGTGAAGGCCCGCCAGAAGGGCAGGACCAGGGGCAGGAGGATCCAGGGCAGCCAGGCCGGGGGCAGGGCCAGGAAGTAATACCAGAACGGTTCCTTGTGATGGAAGGTGTTGGTTGCCCGGGCCACGATCTGCTTACCCAGGATGTCCTGGATGAAGCCTGTGCCCTTCACCGCCAGGGCCGCCAGGAGCCAGGCCAGGAGCAGGGCGAGCATGAGCCCCAGGCCCTTGAGCGCGGTCCGGCCGGCCATGCGGCGCAGTTCTCCGCGCCAGGCCAGGTAGCAGAAGGCCGTGAGCAGGGGGAAGAGGAAACCCAGCGGCCCCTTGGTCAAGGTGGCCAGCCCGGCCAGGAGGAACCCGGCCAGGACCGGTCCCTGCCCGCCTCGGCCGCCCGGGCCCCAGGCCTTGTAGAAGAACGCCTGACTGCCCAGGATCATGGCCGCGAAGAGCAGGTCCATGCGCGAGTAGTGCAGCAGGCCGATGAAGACGAAGTTGGTCAGCAGGATGAGCCCGGCGGTGAGCCCTGCGTCCTTGGGTCGTTCCAGGCTCCTGGTCAGGCCCAGGGTGGCGAAGAGGTAGGCCAGCCCCGAGAGGGCCGCACCCAGAAAGAAGACCGCGGGCATGCGAGAGATGGTGTGCAGCAGGGCCAGGAACCAGAAGTAGAGCGGCGGCTTGTCCGGGTAGGGCTGCCCGTTGAGCGAAAGCACGAGCCATTTTCCGGCCCGGACCACGTTCTCGAAGGCATTGGCGTAGCGCACCTCGTCGGAAAACCAGAGCGCGCGGCAGTCCATGGTCCAGGCCGTGTGCGCGGCCAGCAGCAGGCCCAGGGTCCACCAGGGGTGGCGGGCCAGGATTCCGTAAGTCCGGTCAAGAAAGTCCCGCATGTTCGTCCTTCGTCGCCAGGAGGTGAATGGCCAGCC
This is a stretch of genomic DNA from Desulfovibrio aminophilus DSM 12254. It encodes these proteins:
- a CDS encoding BON domain-containing protein, which gives rise to MRQPLLILLLLLTGATVMQGCAALPISEGLTVAQYANTAYSGYRLTDEYFPRSRVDGDPGADMRLEDAVRSRLHEDPRTHYAQVKPLCYGGEIYLLGSVRSEEERRLVTLAASSMPGVKSVTRCLVSPEETLPPARQAALADTVKARLAALGGVRPQRLRVEVVGRHVVVLAYVADEAEQRRLQNALAGLPGPGVTAYLTPLSVDRARLAAR
- a CDS encoding ArnT family glycosyltransferase, coding for MRDFLDRTYGILARHPWWTLGLLLAAHTAWTMDCRALWFSDEVRYANAFENVVRAGKWLVLSLNGQPYPDKPPLYFWFLALLHTISRMPAVFFLGAALSGLAYLFATLGLTRSLERPKDAGLTAGLILLTNFVFIGLLHYSRMDLLFAAMILGSQAFFYKAWGPGGRGGQGPVLAGFLLAGLATLTKGPLGFLFPLLTAFCYLAWRGELRRMAGRTALKGLGLMLALLLAWLLAALAVKGTGFIQDILGKQIVARATNTFHHKEPFWYYFLALPPAWLPWILLPLVLPFWRAFTPKFWKTAWNGRRQAGSRAWLWCMILPAFIFLSCLSGKVFVYILPLFAPLALLTADALEDLDWPRARLFWVLASGFLLLLALALPVAEALLPLPVAPRGVALCTVLLAATAIGLFLLRRDGARAPLLFLTLALLVWSLPLNRITLPSLDDYMSPKRQGSLIRAYVAEGYKPLAYDIYSGIFTYYAGTNLLETSDLAKIAAEVEETPKCVLVIRKKHWDAWENRPGRLVAFDEQNIAGQVYVLAATAPR
- a CDS encoding Gfo/Idh/MocA family protein; the encoded protein is MKVGVIGLGWMGRVHLRNYSEMPGVEVAGVVDTNREVLDEVAKQFDVPVHTEIQALLDKDLDAVSVCVPTFLHHEVGLAVLGRGIPALIEKPLAATEAEGTELVALARQKNLPLMVGHVERFNPAVQRVKQLVGDDVISIQIERVGPYPPRIQDVGVIKDLGSHDIDLIRFITGSEYEQVYAVTSKTLGKHEDSALITARMTNGVLASINTNWVTPYKSRKIHVACKSKYIEANLVTQEVKEYSQFSTYDKSYSVREWPLIYREPVKEELNQFLRAVREGTPVPISGDDGLVVLKTIEKVLACAC